From a region of the bacterium genome:
- the larA gene encoding nickel-dependent lactate racemase: MATTDPGYSIRYGRQHLAVTLPEGVRCDVVGRRAVDGIDSDRILRDALEHPLDAPALRDFVHGVRNLLVVVNDATRSTPTARILDALWPELTAAAHWRVIIASGLHRGPRDGETETLFGAHWAEIAPRLLVHDGYDTSQLVTVESDGEPIQINKALLEADRVILINSVEPHFFAGFTGGRKSIIPGLAGFDTVERSHAGAVSRDAAVLRVAGNPVREFIHRHTRILADKILWSIQVVLEKNDRIAHAYAGQIDKTFTAACDAARNCYVVEIDAPYDVVIGAIHPPLDLSLYQGMKGWELPMAGVRDGGVLIMTAPCREGVGARFYARLIDQYPDRAQWAGLEGEPYTLGLHKLVRTARALKRFRLFAVTGMAAAEVKRYGYVPFESLAAALEAAFDYVGRPARMLIVEDSALTTVVRKHDPMHAEKARLKTETECLDI, translated from the coding sequence ATGGCAACGACTGACCCCGGCTATTCCATCCGCTACGGCCGGCAACATCTGGCGGTGACTCTGCCGGAGGGGGTGCGTTGCGATGTGGTCGGACGGCGCGCCGTCGATGGGATTGATTCCGACCGCATTCTGCGCGACGCGCTTGAGCATCCGCTCGATGCGCCCGCGTTGCGCGACTTTGTCCACGGCGTCCGGAACCTGCTGGTGGTGGTCAATGATGCGACGCGGTCAACGCCGACCGCGCGGATCCTCGACGCCCTCTGGCCGGAATTGACCGCGGCCGCGCACTGGCGTGTCATCATCGCCAGCGGCCTGCACCGCGGGCCGCGCGACGGCGAGACCGAGACGCTGTTCGGCGCGCATTGGGCCGAAATCGCGCCGCGTCTGCTGGTGCACGACGGCTACGACACCTCGCAATTGGTGACGGTCGAATCCGACGGTGAACCGATCCAGATTAACAAGGCGCTGCTGGAGGCCGACCGCGTCATCCTGATCAACTCGGTCGAGCCGCACTTCTTCGCCGGTTTCACCGGCGGCCGCAAGTCGATCATTCCCGGACTGGCCGGCTTTGACACGGTGGAGCGTTCCCACGCCGGCGCGGTGTCGCGCGACGCGGCTGTGTTGCGCGTCGCGGGCAATCCCGTGCGCGAGTTCATCCACCGCCACACGCGCATCCTCGCTGACAAAATCCTCTGGTCGATCCAGGTGGTGCTGGAAAAGAATGACCGCATTGCCCACGCGTACGCCGGGCAGATTGACAAAACCTTCACCGCCGCCTGCGATGCCGCCCGGAATTGTTACGTGGTCGAAATCGACGCGCCGTATGATGTCGTCATCGGCGCCATCCATCCGCCGCTGGATCTGAGTCTCTACCAGGGCATGAAGGGGTGGGAGCTGCCGATGGCCGGCGTGCGCGACGGCGGCGTGTTGATCATGACCGCCCCGTGCCGGGAAGGGGTGGGCGCGCGGTTCTACGCGCGTCTGATTGATCAATACCCCGACCGCGCGCAGTGGGCCGGGCTGGAAGGAGAGCCCTACACGCTGGGCCTGCACAAACTGGTGCGGACCGCGCGGGCGCTGAAGCGGTTCCGACTGTTTGCCGTCACCGGCATGGCGGCCGCTGAAGTGAAGCGCTACGGCTATGTGCCGTTTGAGTCGCTGGCGGCCGCGCTTGAGGCGGCGTTCGACTATGTCGGACGGCCGGCCCGGATGCTGATCGTTGAAGACAGCGCCCTGACCACCGTGGTGCGCAAACACGATCCGATGCACGCGGAAAAAGCGCGGCTGAAAACGGAAACCGAGTGCCTCGACATTTGA
- a CDS encoding type II CAAX endopeptidase family protein, whose translation MPKPLFLQWLTRQRLPAAEMRFRDLKAETRWLLWFAVLYILASVATGLAIKYLPYPLWGATYFTQDTWYVVGFKFALLLALPLVIYRRWGYRIRELCPGWKLSLRSALVLVACYAAGVLINASRWAEAKQALAMHPAVEGYARAAIGVILPWFMAGIPEEVVYRGMLQTRLEARWGRITATLVSVILFVAWHIPTRFFLARGVEGKAGDFGSVLFGTGLPVAIVAIIFAWAWDRWRNLPALIAIHSGVDTLPILCSMLQSTAESFR comes from the coding sequence ATGCCCAAACCGCTCTTCCTCCAGTGGCTTACACGCCAGCGTCTCCCCGCCGCGGAGATGCGGTTTCGTGATCTCAAAGCCGAGACTCGATGGCTGCTCTGGTTTGCCGTGCTCTATATCCTCGCATCGGTGGCCACCGGATTGGCGATCAAATACCTGCCCTATCCACTTTGGGGGGCCACCTACTTTACCCAGGACACTTGGTATGTCGTTGGCTTCAAGTTCGCGCTGCTACTGGCGTTGCCGCTGGTCATCTACCGACGCTGGGGATACCGCATCCGTGAATTGTGTCCTGGGTGGAAGCTGTCGCTGCGATCGGCGCTGGTGCTGGTGGCCTGCTATGCCGCCGGAGTGTTGATCAACGCCTCGCGCTGGGCGGAGGCGAAGCAAGCGTTGGCGATGCATCCGGCCGTCGAAGGGTATGCCCGCGCGGCGATCGGCGTGATTCTCCCCTGGTTCATGGCGGGGATACCGGAGGAAGTGGTCTACCGCGGGATGTTACAGACGCGGTTGGAGGCCCGTTGGGGACGGATCACGGCCACACTGGTCAGTGTCATTCTGTTTGTCGCCTGGCACATCCCGACCCGCTTTTTCCTGGCCCGCGGCGTGGAAGGCAAGGCGGGCGATTTCGGTTCGGTGCTGTTCGGCACCGGGTTGCCGGTGGCGATCGTCGCGATCATCTTCGCCTGGGCCTGGGATCGCTGGCGCAATCTGCCGGCCTTGATCGCCATTCACTCAGGCGTCGACACACTGCCTATCCTCTGTTCAATGCTGCAATCGACGGCGGAGAGTTTCCGCTGA
- the ndk gene encoding nucleoside-diphosphate kinase — MERTLMIIKPDATGRNLIGEILRRVEQARFVIKALKMVHLTPAEARRFYAVHEGKPFLDSLCAFMSSGPVVVAALEKENAVADYRALIGATNPKNAACGTVRYDLAIDLERNSVHGSDSVENAKTEIAFFFPDLK; from the coding sequence TTGGAACGTACGCTCATGATCATCAAGCCCGATGCGACCGGGCGCAATCTGATCGGCGAAATCCTGCGCCGCGTGGAACAGGCGCGCTTTGTCATCAAGGCGTTGAAGATGGTTCATCTCACCCCGGCCGAAGCGCGGCGGTTTTATGCCGTCCATGAAGGCAAGCCCTTCCTCGATTCGCTTTGCGCCTTCATGTCTTCGGGGCCGGTGGTGGTGGCCGCGCTGGAAAAGGAAAACGCGGTGGCCGACTACCGCGCCCTGATCGGCGCCACCAATCCGAAAAATGCCGCCTGCGGCACGGTCCGCTATGATCTGGCCATTGATCTGGAACGCAACTCGGTCCACGGCTCCGATTCGGTCGAGAACGCCAAGACCGAGATCGCGTTTTTCTTCCCCGACCTCAAGTGA